The Amycolatopsis sp. DG1A-15b genome contains the following window.
CTCGGCGGGCAACCGCGCCGACGTCTCGGGCAACGACCTGCTCCAGTACTGGGAAACCGACCCGGACACCGACCTGGTGCTGCTGTACCTGGAGTCCTTCGGCAACCCGCGCAAGTTCGCGCGGCTGGCCAGGCGGCTGGCCCGGACGAAGCCGATCGTCGCGGTCAAGTCGGGGCGGCACGCGGTCCGGCCGCAGCTGGCGGCGACGTCGACGGAGATCGACGAGGCCAGTGTCCAGGCGCTGTTCGAGCACGCCGGCGTCGTGCGCGTCGAGTCGCTGGCGCAGCTGTTCGACACCGCGCTCGTGTTCGCCCACCAGCCGCTGCCCGCCGGGCCGCGGGTCGGCATCGTCGGCAACTCCAGCGCGATCGGGCTCCTGGCCGCCGACACCGCGCGGATGCAGGGCCTGCGGCTGGCGTCGGACCCGGTGGACGTCGGCCCGCAGGCCGGGCCGGAGGAGTTCGCCAAGGCCGTCCGCGAGGCCCTCACCTCGCCGGAGACCGACGCGCTCGTCGTCGTGTTCGCGCCGCCGGTGGCGATCCCCGGCACCGCGTACGCGCGGGCGCTGCGGGAGACCGTCGTCGAACTGGGGCAGCGCAAGCCGATCGTCTCGACGTTCCTCGCCGCCGAAGGCGTTCCGGACGAACTCGCGGTCCTGTCCGGCGACGGCGTGCCGACGCGGGGGTCGATCCCGTCGTACCCGAGCCCCGAACGCGCGGTGAACGCCCTCGCCCGGGTCATCCGGTACGCGGCGTGGCGGCAACGCCCGCAGGGCGCGCTGGTGCGCCCTTCGGGGATCCACACCGAACAGGCGCAGGTGATCGTCCGCGAGCTCCTGGAGGCCGACAGCGGCAAGACGACGCTGCTCTCGGACGCCGAAGTCGTGCGCCTGCTGGACTGCTACGGGATCGAGATCGTGCCCTTCCGCATCGTGTCCACAGTGGACGAAGCGGTTTCGGCGGCGGGTGAGCTGGGCTACCCGGTGACGCTCAAGGCGGTCGACGAACGGCTGCGCGGGCGGCCCGACCTGGCCGGGGTCCGGCTCGACCTGGCGTCCGAAGACTCGGTGCGCACGGCTTACCGGAACTTGCGCGAAGTCTCCGGCGACGACGAGGTGTACGTCCAGCGGATGGCGCCCAAGGGCCTGTCGTGCGTGATCGGGTTGCAGGACGACCCGTCGTTCGGCACGCTCGTGTCGTTCGGGCTGTCCGGGCTGGTCAGCACGCTGCTCGGCGACCGCGCCTACCGGGCCGTGCCGCTCACCGACGTCGACGCCGCGACGCTGCTGCGCGAGCCGCGGACGGCGCCGCTGCTCACCGGTTACCGCGGCGACGAGCCGGCCGACCTCGCCGCGTTGCAGGACATGGTGCTGCGCGTGGCCGCGCTGGCCGAGGACAACCCGGAGGTGCGGTCGCTGGTGCTGGACCCGATCCTGGCCTCGCCGGACGGCGCCTTCGCCGCCAACGCCCGCCTGGTGCTGGGGGCACCGCCGTCCCGGCCCGACACCGGCCCGCGCCGGCTGCGCGCGATCAGCCCCCAGGACTGAGAACCTTGTTCCGGTCAGGACGGCGCCACGGATCGCCACCCGCCCGCACGAGGCGAACCTCGCGCCGGCCGACGGCCGAATAAGACCTGGTCTCAAAACTTAAGGGTGTGTCACTGCGTAACCTGCCGGTCCTGGTCGTCGATCGTGGGCAGTCGTGGCGAAGACGACGCAGCAGCGGCGGGTCGAAGACCGGCTCTGGGAGCTGATCGAACCCCTGATCCCGTCCCGACCAGCGCCGCGCGGTCCGGGTGGGCGGCCCCGGATCGATGACCGTGCCGCGCTAGAGGGGATCTTATTCGTGCTCGACGAGCTGTCCAACATCGACGAGCTCGACTGGACCAGAGGCTGCATCGACGCGGTGTCGGTGCGGTCGAAAAGGGGGGCGAGCTGACCGGCCGCAGCCCCACTGACCGGGGTAAAGCCGGCTCCGAGTACCACGTTCTGTGCGACGCGAACGGGCTACCGCTGCACATCATGTTGTCGGCGGCGAACACCCCCGACAGCATGCTGTTCGAGCCGCTGCTGGACACGAACCCGACCGTGCGCGGCCACCACGGCCGGGCGGGCCGGCCACGATGCCGACCGGACAAGCTGCACGCCGACAAGGGCTACGGCTACCGCCGCTGCCGCCGCTACCTGACCCGCCGCGGTATCAAGGTCCGTATCGCCCGGCGCGGGATTGAGGGCAAGTCCCGCCTCGGCCGGGTCCGCTGGGTCGTCGAACGCACCATCTCCTGGCTGCTGCGGTTCAAACGCCTCGGGCTGCGCTGCGACCGGACCGAACGCACCACGCTGGCGCTACTCACGCTGGCCTGCACCGTGATCAACGTCCGCCGGCTCATAAAGATCGAGCTCTGCGACCAGGTCTAACGCATCCATTCACTCGTTTGGGATACATCGGTAGCTCTGTGTCGTTGGGTGGGGGTGACTGGTGAGCTTCTGAGCGCGGAGCAGGTCCTCGGGTCGGCACGGGGCCCCCGTCACCACGAGGGAGATCGATCTCCTGGAGGAGGCTGCAGCCGCGTTGCTGACGGCGCCATCGACGGGGGATGAACGAGCGCTCTCGTCGGGAAGTGATCAGCCATCGGTGGGGCCGCCTCTTCAGAGGCGTTCGATGCGGTCGGCCTGCGGGCCCCGGTCGCTCTGACGCACCGTGTACCGGACCCGGTCACCCTTCTGCAGCGGCTCCGACCCCATGATCACGGACGCGTGGGCGAAGAGATCGTCGCCGCCTGCGTCCGGGGTGATGAAGCCGAAGCCGCGGTCGGCGTCGTAGCGCGCGACGACGCCCTCGCCGCCTCGTACGGGCACGTCCCGCGCCGCCGGCCCTGCGGCCGCGGCAGGTGCCGACCGCTGCGGCGCCGTCTGGGGCTCGGCGCCCCGGACCAGGTGCACGTCGCGGGCCTGCGGGCCCTTGTCTCCACTAGCCACCTCGTAGGCCACGCGGTCGCCCTCCGCGAGCCACGTCAGCCCCTCGGCCAGGGCCCGGGCGTGAACGAAGACGTCCCCGGCGCCGGAGTCGGGGTTGATGAAGCCGAAGCCCTTGTCCTCGTCGTACCAGGCCACCGTGCCGTCGGCACCGTCCGCGATACCAGCCGCAGCGGGTGAGCCGGCCCCTGCTCCCAGCGGGATCACGTGCCCGGCCTGCGGGCCGCGCTCGCCTTCGACGATCAGGAAGGCCACCCGCTGCCCCTCGGTGACCACGCCGCCGGTCACGATGGCGGAGCTGTGCACGAAGATGTCGGCGCCGCCGCCGTCCGGCGACGCGAAGCCGTACCCCTTGCCCGGCTCGTACCAGTTGATGGTGCCGAGCAGGCCCACGGCGCTGCCGGTGGCCGCATCGGCGGTGACGCGAACGCGCAGCGCCTGGGGCCCGCGGTCGTTCTCGCCCACCTCGAACACGACGGCCTGACCCTCGCGGAGCACTTTCGCGCCGCCGTCCCCGACGATCTCGGAGGCGTGCACGAACACGTCCGGCGAGCCGTCCTCGGGCGCGAGGAAGCCGAAACCCCGTTCGACGTCGAACCAACGGACGGTCCCTTGCGGCATCAAAGACTCCAGGTCGAGAGGGCGGGCAATGGCCCCCAGTCTCTCTGACAGACCTCCGGTCCGTCGGGCCGGGCCCCACAGGCGGGCGGTGCGGAGCCAGGGGCGGGCCGTTGGTTCACCTAGCGACACGCCGAGTTTTGAGACCAGGTCTAAGGTTCCGACATGGCCTCGCTGACCGAACTGCTGACCCGCCACCTCGGCGACCTGCCGGGCGCGGTGGCACTCGTGGCCCGCGGCGAGCAGGTCGAAGCCGCGGCCACCGGCTCGGCCGATGCCGGGGGCACCGTGCCGATGGCGCGCGACTCGCTGTTCCGCATCGCGTCGCTCACCAAGCCGATCGTCGCCGCGGCGACCCTGCTGCTCGTCGACGACGGCGAGCTGACCCTGGACGACCCGATCTCGCGGTGGCTGCCGGAGCTGGCTTCGCCGGTGGTCGTCCGGACGCCGGACGGCCCGGTCGACGACGTCGTGCCGGCCGCCCGCCCGATCACGGTGGCCGACCTGCTCACCTTCCGCTGCGGGTACGGCCTCGCCGAGGACATGACGCTGCCCGCGGTCGACCTGCTCCTGCAGGTGCTGGGTCACCCGGCGGCGTCCCCGCGGGCGCTGTCGCCGGACGAGTGGCTGGCGGCGCTGGCGCAGGTGCCGCTGCTGCACCAGCCCGGGGAGGCGTGGCTCTACGACACCGGCTCGGACCTGCAGGGCGTGCTGATCGCCCGGGTCGCCGGCCGCCCGCTGCCGGAGTTCCTGGCGGAGCGGTTGTTCGAGCCGCTCGGCATGGCCGACACCGGGTTCACCGTGCCGACCGCGGCGCTCGGGCGGTTCACCAGCGCCTACCGCCGCGGCGAGGAGGGATTGCGGCTGATCGACTCGCCCGAGGGCCGGTGGAGCGTGCCGCCGCCGTTCCCGTCCGGGGCCGGCGGGCTCGTCTCGACGGCCGACGACCTGCTGGCCTTCGCGCGGTTCCTGCGCGACGAGGGCACGGCGGGCAGCCACCGCCTGCTGACGCCGGAGTCGGTCCACCGGATGACCACCGACCACCTGACGCCGGCCCAGCGGTCCGCGGGCCGGCCGTTCCTGCACGGCCAGGGCTGGGGCTTCGGCGGCTCGGTCGACGTCGACGCGAAGGAACCCTGGGAGGTCCCGGGCCGCTTCGGCTGGGTCGGCGGCGCGGGAACGGCGCTGCACCTGATCCCGGCGACGGGCACGGTCTCGGTGCTGCTGACCCAGGTCGAGCTGACCAGTCCCGAGCCCACCCCGCTGATGAAGGAGTTCTGGACCTACGCGGCGAGCTAGCTGGGGCGCGCGAGGAGGTCGCCCAGGGCGAGGAGCTGGTGGGTGGCCGCGCCGAGCTGGAACTCCAGGCGCTTCGCCGCCGTGAAGTAGCGGTGCACCACGTGATCCACGTCGATGCCGACGCCGCCGTGGACGTGCACCGCCGTGTGGGCCACGCGGTGGCCCGCTTCCGCCGCCCAGAACTTCGCCGTCGCCACCGCTTCGGCGGCCGGAACCTCCGAGGTCAGCTGCCACGCGGCCTGCAGCGTCGTGAGGCGAACCGCTTCGACGTCCAGGTACGCGTCCGCCAGCCGCTGGCGGACCGCCTGGAACCCGCCGATCACGTGGTCGAACTGCTTCCGCTCGGCCGCGTACGCCGCCGTCAGCTCCAGCGCCCGCTCGACCACGCCGAGCTGCTGGGCGCACACCCCGACCGTCCCGCGCAGGCGCAGCCACTCGCCGATGCCGCCCAGCGGCACCCCGGGCACGTCGGCCAGCTCCACCAGGCCGGCGTCCGCGTGGTCGACTGTCTGCTGCGGCCGCACCGAGACCCCGGCCGCGGCCGCGTCGACCAGGAAGACCTCGTCCGCGGCGGCGACCAGGAACCCGTGCGCGAACGCCGCGAACGGCACCGCCGTCTGCGCACCGGACACCCGGCCGTCCGACGCCGTGAACCCGGACAGGGCCACGGCCAGGACGCGCTCGCCGCGCAGCACCGGCAGCACCCAGCGGTCGACCAGCTCGGGCGGCCCGAACTCCGCCACCGCCGACGCCGCCATGGTGATCGACGAGAGATAGGGGACCGCCGCCACCGCGCGGCCGATCTCGGTCAGCACCGCGCACTGCTCGAGCAGCCCGAACCCGCCGCCGCCGAGCGACGACGGGAGCGCCGCGTCCAGCACGCCCGCCTGGCCCAGCGCCGTCCACGCCACCGTGTCGAAGCCGCCGGTGCCGTGCGGGTCGTGGGTGGCCTTGTCGGCCAGCAGCCGCCGGGTCAGCGCGGCGAGGTCGGCCGACGCTTCGGAAGGGGTGAAGTCCATGGTCGCTCCTAGCGCGTGACGGGCAGGCCGAGGGCGGTGGCGGCGATCATGTCCCGCTGGATCTCGTTGGTGCCGCCGCCGAAGGTGAGGATCAGCGCCGACCGGTGCAGCCGCTCGATCCGCCCGGCCAGCAGCGCCCCCGGCGAGCCTTCGCGGACGACGGCGGCCGCGCCGAGCACCTCCATCAGCAGCCGGTAGGCCTCGATCGCGAACTCCGTGCCGAACACCTTCGTCGCCGACGCCTCGGCCGGGCCGAGCTCGCTGGCCGCGGCCGCCCAGGCGATCCGCCAGTTCCGCAGCTTCAGGTACTCCGCACCCGCGTGCACCCGCGCGAGGTGCACCCGCACCCATTCGTGGTCGATGGCGCCGGTTTCCTTCGCCCACGCCGTGACGTCGGCCAGGGCCTTGCGGATCGGCGCCGACGACGTCAGCGCGACGCGCTCGTGGTTGAGCTGGTTGGTGATCAGCGGCCAGCCCGCGTTCTCCTCGGCGACCCGCGCCGAAACCGGCACGCGCACGCTGTCGTAGTACGTCGCGCTGGTGCCCGCGCCGGCCACGGTGTGCACCTTGGTCCAGGAAAAGCCGTCCGCGGACGTCGGCACGATGAGGATCGACAGCCCGCGGTGCTTCTTCGCATCCGGATCGGTCCGGACCGCGAGCCAGACGTAGTCGGCGTACTCGATCAGGCTGGTCCACATCTTCTGGCCGGTGACGACGTACTCGTCGCCGTCGCGCTCGGCGCGCGTCCGCAGCGACGCCAGGTCGGTGCCGGCCTCCGGCTCGGAGTAGCCGATCGAGAAGTGCAGCTCGCCCGCGGCGATCTTCGGCAGGTAGAACGCCTTCTGTTCTTCGGTGCCGTAGCGCATGATCGTCGGGCCGACGGTGTTCACCGTCAGGAACGGGACCGGCACCCCGGCGACGGCCGCTTCGTCGGTGAAGACGAGCTGGTCGAGCATCGACCGGGCCTGGCCGCCGTACTCCTTCGGCCAGCCCAGCGCGAGCCAGCCGTCCTTGCCCAGCTGCCGCACGATCTCCTTGTACGCCAGGCCATCGCCGTACTCGCCGCCGCCCGAGCGGAGGCCCGCACGCCGTTCGGGCGTCATCAGCTCGGCGAAGTACTCCCGAAGCTCCGCGGCCAGCGCGCGCTGCTGGAGCGTGTAGTCGATCCGCACCCGTCACCTCCACCCGGTCCGGCTCGTTGTGGTGCCGTACCGGCTCCCGGCGTTACAGTAGAACCTGTTCTAGTTGTACCAGGGCTCGAGCGGCGGAGGAAGCATGGAGATCGGCGTCGACCGGCAGCTGTGCGAGGCGAACGCGGTGTGCGTGGGGCTCGCCCCGGACGTCTTCGACCTCGATGACGAGGAAGAACTGGTGATCCAGCCGGGCCCGGTGCCGGCCGACCAGGTAGAACGTGTTTCGAGTGCGGTCAAGGGCTGCCCCAAGAACGCGCTGTTCATTGCCAGTTAGCACTGTTCACTCAGGGCTTGCCCTGAACGAGAACAGATTCTACTGTAGGCGCGACATCCAGGACTCGACGAGGAGGTCCGCGGTGAGCTTGACCGGCAGGACGGCGATCGTCACGGGCGCTGCCGCGGGACTGGGCCGGGCCGAAGCGCTCGCGCTCGCCGCCCAGGGTGCCACGGTCGTCGTCAACGACATCGGCGAGCCGAAGGACGTCGTCGCCGAGATCGAGGCGGCCGGCGGCAAAGCCGTCGCGGTCGCGGGCGACGTCGGCGAACGGGCCACGGCCGACGCGCTCATCGAGGCCGCGCTCGATCTCGGCGGGCTCGACATCGTGGTCAACAACGCGGGCGTGCTGCGCGACAAGATGCTGTTCTCGATGTCCGACGACGACTGGGACACCGTGCTGCGCGTGCACCTGCGCGGCCACTTCCTGTTGTCGCGCAACGCCGCGAAGCACTGGCGCGACAAGTCCAAAGCGGACGGCGCGCCGGTGTACGGGCGGCTGGTCAACACCGCGTCCGAGGCGTTCCTCATCGGCTCGCCGGGCCAGCCCAACTACGCCGCGGCGAAGGCGGGCATCACCGCGCTCACCATGTCGGCCGCCCGCGGCCTGGCCAAGTACGGCGTCCGCGCCAACGCGATCTGCCCTCGCGCGCGGACGGCGATGACCGAGGGCGTGTTCGGTGCTCCTCCCGCCGAGGGTGCCGATCCGCTCTCGGTCGAGCACGTC
Protein-coding sequences here:
- a CDS encoding bifunctional GNAT family N-acetyltransferase/acetate--CoA ligase family protein — translated: MAGRDPFDYPRDWEADVVLSDGGTVHLRPVVPTDADGLVAFHAKLSERTRYFRYFGAYPRIPEKDLKRFSTVDHHDRVAFAAFLGDDIVAVGRYERLDHGPSAEVAFVVSDVHQGRGLGSILLEHLAAAASECGLRRFVAEVLAENAAMVRVFRDAGYQVSREIEEGVLHLEFDIDPTEESLAVARSREQAAEARSVHNLLHPSSVAVIGASAEPGKVGHVAFVNLLAAAFTGTVYPVNPEHRSVRGVRAYPSVLDIPDPVDLAVVAVPAEAVESVLDACLAKGVKTLLILSSGFAEAGPRGLHAELRLVGEARAHGMRVVGPNALGVLNTAPGIRLNATLAPRLPGRGRTGFFCQSGALGTAILADAEARGLGLSTFVSAGNRADVSGNDLLQYWETDPDTDLVLLYLESFGNPRKFARLARRLARTKPIVAVKSGRHAVRPQLAATSTEIDEASVQALFEHAGVVRVESLAQLFDTALVFAHQPLPAGPRVGIVGNSSAIGLLAADTARMQGLRLASDPVDVGPQAGPEEFAKAVREALTSPETDALVVVFAPPVAIPGTAYARALRETVVELGQRKPIVSTFLAAEGVPDELAVLSGDGVPTRGSIPSYPSPERAVNALARVIRYAAWRQRPQGALVRPSGIHTEQAQVIVRELLEADSGKTTLLSDAEVVRLLDCYGIEIVPFRIVSTVDEAVSAAGELGYPVTLKAVDERLRGRPDLAGVRLDLASEDSVRTAYRNLREVSGDDEVYVQRMAPKGLSCVIGLQDDPSFGTLVSFGLSGLVSTLLGDRAYRAVPLTDVDAATLLREPRTAPLLTGYRGDEPADLAALQDMVLRVAALAEDNPEVRSLVLDPILASPDGAFAANARLVLGAPPSRPDTGPRRLRAISPQD
- a CDS encoding cold shock domain-containing protein; the protein is MPQGTVRWFDVERGFGFLAPEDGSPDVFVHASEIVGDGGAKVLREGQAVVFEVGENDRGPQALRVRVTADAATGSAVGLLGTINWYEPGKGYGFASPDGGGADIFVHSSAIVTGGVVTEGQRVAFLIVEGERGPQAGHVIPLGAGAGSPAAAGIADGADGTVAWYDEDKGFGFINPDSGAGDVFVHARALAEGLTWLAEGDRVAYEVASGDKGPQARDVHLVRGAEPQTAPQRSAPAAAAGPAARDVPVRGGEGVVARYDADRGFGFITPDAGGDDLFAHASVIMGSEPLQKGDRVRYTVRQSDRGPQADRIERL
- a CDS encoding serine hydrolase domain-containing protein produces the protein MASLTELLTRHLGDLPGAVALVARGEQVEAAATGSADAGGTVPMARDSLFRIASLTKPIVAAATLLLVDDGELTLDDPISRWLPELASPVVVRTPDGPVDDVVPAARPITVADLLTFRCGYGLAEDMTLPAVDLLLQVLGHPAASPRALSPDEWLAALAQVPLLHQPGEAWLYDTGSDLQGVLIARVAGRPLPEFLAERLFEPLGMADTGFTVPTAALGRFTSAYRRGEEGLRLIDSPEGRWSVPPPFPSGAGGLVSTADDLLAFARFLRDEGTAGSHRLLTPESVHRMTTDHLTPAQRSAGRPFLHGQGWGFGGSVDVDAKEPWEVPGRFGWVGGAGTALHLIPATGTVSVLLTQVELTSPEPTPLMKEFWTYAAS
- a CDS encoding acyl-CoA dehydrogenase family protein → MDFTPSEASADLAALTRRLLADKATHDPHGTGGFDTVAWTALGQAGVLDAALPSSLGGGGFGLLEQCAVLTEIGRAVAAVPYLSSITMAASAVAEFGPPELVDRWVLPVLRGERVLAVALSGFTASDGRVSGAQTAVPFAAFAHGFLVAAADEVFLVDAAAAGVSVRPQQTVDHADAGLVELADVPGVPLGGIGEWLRLRGTVGVCAQQLGVVERALELTAAYAAERKQFDHVIGGFQAVRQRLADAYLDVEAVRLTTLQAAWQLTSEVPAAEAVATAKFWAAEAGHRVAHTAVHVHGGVGIDVDHVVHRYFTAAKRLEFQLGAATHQLLALGDLLARPS
- a CDS encoding acyl-CoA dehydrogenase family protein produces the protein MRIDYTLQQRALAAELREYFAELMTPERRAGLRSGGGEYGDGLAYKEIVRQLGKDGWLALGWPKEYGGQARSMLDQLVFTDEAAVAGVPVPFLTVNTVGPTIMRYGTEEQKAFYLPKIAAGELHFSIGYSEPEAGTDLASLRTRAERDGDEYVVTGQKMWTSLIEYADYVWLAVRTDPDAKKHRGLSILIVPTSADGFSWTKVHTVAGAGTSATYYDSVRVPVSARVAEENAGWPLITNQLNHERVALTSSAPIRKALADVTAWAKETGAIDHEWVRVHLARVHAGAEYLKLRNWRIAWAAAASELGPAEASATKVFGTEFAIEAYRLLMEVLGAAAVVREGSPGALLAGRIERLHRSALILTFGGGTNEIQRDMIAATALGLPVTR
- a CDS encoding ferredoxin, which codes for MEIGVDRQLCEANAVCVGLAPDVFDLDDEEELVIQPGPVPADQVERVSSAVKGCPKNALFIAS
- a CDS encoding 3-oxoacyl-ACP reductase yields the protein MSLTGRTAIVTGAAAGLGRAEALALAAQGATVVVNDIGEPKDVVAEIEAAGGKAVAVAGDVGERATADALIEAALDLGGLDIVVNNAGVLRDKMLFSMSDDDWDTVLRVHLRGHFLLSRNAAKHWRDKSKADGAPVYGRLVNTASEAFLIGSPGQPNYAAAKAGITALTMSAARGLAKYGVRANAICPRARTAMTEGVFGAPPAEGADPLSVEHVAPFVAYLASPAAEHVNGQVFVVHGGTVALVEPPRIEQRWKLDELETSLTTYFADRDPGRMFAATEILGES